Below is a genomic region from Lampris incognitus isolate fLamInc1 chromosome 2, fLamInc1.hap2, whole genome shotgun sequence.
GCTCTTTACAAAGCTGGGCTTCACGGTTTCATGGTATTCATACTGTAACAGTTTTTGAACTTGAGTAGTTTTCAGAGATGACTCGCACTTCTCATGCATACTGTATGCATCAAAATCTTACATTTTCCGCTTGCAGTCAAAATTGGTTGGATGAAAGCAACTGTTAAATTGCAGTTTGTTCCTATGCTGTACGTTGGCTCTGCCCTTACAGTATCTTCTCCTTGATCTTTAGTTTGTTTCTGTTCAGATTACAGTCTGGGAAGACTTGTATAAATCCCCTGGAAACCTTGTGTGAGCAGGCTCAAAGCTTACTGCACATACGCACTGTTTTCGTCTTTGGGGTGCTTTGCACTGTCACCCTTTTGCATTTTGAGTCACCCTGTGCAAGTGTTGATGCTATTCCAAGCTTTTCCTTCTGAAAAGGAATGGTTCAGGGTAAGTGGGAGAATTTGTTGTTGATCTTTCACCATGCTTGTGTAGAGATGGAACACTATGTGCTGAAGTGTTGTTTACAAGAGAAAGAAGTGGAATTTTTTGAGTCGCTGTTAAGCGCTGTAACAAACCTAGCATTTTGAGGAGACGCCTAGAAGTGCTCTGAAAGTGCCTCTATTGTGTGCACGTTAATAAATAGTATCCTGTTGGAATATCTTTTCCCAAATCTTCCAGTTGGAATATCTTTTCCCAACTCTTCCAGTTATGTTAGAAATATCCCCATTCAGTGTCGGTAATGCGCCGAGTTCCTTTTAAATGTCCTCAGCCTTGTTGCACTAACATTACTTGAAACCATgaatcaataataaaaaaaaaaagttttcgtaCAGACAGTGGCTTTAACTAGTCTTTTATTTGCTTGTTGTGTAAAATGTTTTCGTAACAGATTTGCATTATTGTGTTCTGTTGAGAGAGAACTTCAGAGTGGAATGGCATTATTTACAGTTTTGGAAAAAATTGGGTTTGGCTCAACAGTTATATCAGATGAAGTTGCTATATTCTTTTCCCCTCTGCCTCAGTTTTAACCAACTCGCTACACACGGCCCTGTGGCCTTCAGTGGCGGACTTGCCACGGATGCCCCTCAAGACCTTTTCTTTTTGATTTAGCCATCGAGCCACCGGCAAccacattccatccattatccaagccgcttatcccagtcggggtcgcgggatgctggagcctatcccagcagtcactgggcggcaggtggggagacaccctggacaggccgccagtccatcacagggccgacacacacacattcacacctggggacaatttagtacggccgagtcacctgacctacatgtgtttggactgtgggaggaaacccatgcagacacggggagaacatgcaaactccacacagaggacgacccgggacgacccaccaagtttggattacaccggggctcgaacccaggacgttcttgctgtgaggtgactgcgctaaccactgcgccacaaccACATTCCACAAGTGCCAAAATATCTCACTTGTCTGGAGGGGAGGTTTTGAACGTAAAGTTTGGCTCTGTGTTGATGACTTTTGCTACACATCTCTGCCCCAAGAGTTTCCTTACCCGCGCCACTGTAACTGCTCGACCAATTCAGCTATCTCTGGGTTGAAGCTAAATCTGCATGACTGGACAATTTCTAACTAATAAAAAAGCATCGGAACTGGACTATTCAGACCTATCACTTCGGCTCGTTAAAGTCCACTAAACTTACCTTGTGGTTTCATTCACAAAGAAATACAAACTCATTCAAGGACAACTTTGTCCAACTACTGAATCGGGATAAAGAAGACATAAGGAAGCGGGTCACCCTTGTCTATTTACCTGCCGGGCATGTCGGTTCCATGAAAATGATGACGATACTCCCAAATTGGGAATATcataaaaaaatattaaatataaaatatgaAAGCTTTGGGTGTCCCAAAGCTTTCATATTTGTCTGTGCCTGTTTTCCGTCTTTTTTTCAACTTACTAGATTCAGTTGTCATACATATGGAGGAAAACTCTATGTGAAGCCTGCCTTCAGTGGCTAAAGGGTAACCAACGTACGGCACTCGCCAGCTTCCACTTTTATTACTGGGTGGCTTGCATTTGATGCCTCGCTCTCTGGATGCACTTCATACTGGAGGGCCATGTACGTTAACGCCTTCCAGCAAACGCTCTCCCCGCATCATTAGGGTCAGCGCCCCCCTCTGTTTGCCAGTGGGTCGGTTTGCAGCTTGACTGTGGGCCGCTCCTTGAGGGTGCACACCCAGTTCAGGAAGAACTTCATTCTTCAACTCTCCTCTCCATTGTTTGCAATAATCCTTTTGCTCATTCATGCATGATAAACATTCCAGGACTGGTACGGAAAATACATATACTGCTTGAAAAACTTGTTACTGGTACCTACTTGGCCTCATTTGACAAACTCTCTAAGAGGGTTAACCTACATGCTGcccattttctatttatttatttatttatttttatgcccccccccaaattccccaattgtatccagccaattaccccactcttccgagccgtcccagtcactgctccaccccctctgccgatccggggagggctgcagactaccacatgcctcctccagtacatgtggagtctccagctgcttttcacctgacagtaaggagtttcaccagggggacgtagcgtatgggaggatcacgcccccccccccagaacaggcgctctgaccgaccagaggaggcgctagtgcagcgaccaggacacatacccacatccggcttcccacccacagacacggtcaattgtgtctgtagggacgcccgaccaagccggagggaacacggggattcggtccagcgatcccggtgttggtaggcaacggaacagaccgccacgccacaagCCAGGCATTTTAAGAACATGCTGCTCTTCACCTTTCAGGGCAGTGTGGTAAACTTTGATGAGCTGAGAAAAATTCCAAGTCATTCCCAAACCTGCACCTATTAGAACTATAGTAATGTATAGGCCAACCAGTAATGTATAGGCCAACCATTGCTCTTACGATAAAGATAGTACTATCTACACAGTTTTACAAGCATCTGATTTGAGAGAGACTGTTCTGGAAGCAGGACCGGTTTGGTCAAGCCCCGTTTGATGGCTTAAGGAAGACTCGTTCATcctaggaaagaaaaaaaaatcaaacttcgAAATCTTAATTAAGAGGGTCAAAACCACACAAAGCCACGTTTCTATTTGCGTTTTGTAATACACAGTCCAGAATTCTGCAGATTACACCTTTTTACAACACTTGTCATGGACATTTCACACCTGGACCGAAGAGAACGAGTACGTGGCCAcgccgctctacctcctgatgcGTCGGTCTGCAAGACAAAAGGGTCAAGGGTCTCAAACGAATCTGAGGCAGTGTTTCGGGGGAGGTTGGTCAGGGCACTGGTCAGCTCCGCAAAGGCGGGAATAGCCAAGTCCATTTCATTTGTGTTGCCCAACATCACCAATtatacacatttgcctcaaggggctttacagcaacacaacatccggtccttagaccctcgcatcagatgaggaacacctccctaaaaaaaggCCTTTAACAAAAGTCCGcgatggcgtagcggtctaagcatcggcattGTGTCgaagcagttgcccactggggaccggtggttcgcgccccggtctcgtcagatccgactatggccggactcgatgaagcggcgatattggcaacgctgtcttcgggaggggggcggaggcggtgtgtgtgtgtgtgtgtgtgtgtgtgtgtgtgtgtgtgtgtgtgtgtgtgtgtgtgtaaaaagcagtagttcggcctggaggcgactccttcgagactgccggccggagagacgcagttggcgaacgcatggcgcagtacgagggtgggtgtttgaattaaaatagggatcgattggtcgctaaatcgggagaaaaaggggagaaatcagaaataaatttgtaaAAGAAAAGAGgcttttaacggggagaaaagaTAATAAACTGCCTCCGGTAGTTGGCCAGCCCAGGAATACCCTCGCCTGTGTTTTTGTGCCTTAGTTATTATCTATTGGAAATACACGGTTGTGTTTCCAGCTTTATGGACTGACCACAGTGTATTCCATCCCTTCGTGCTGGCGGGGATTAGGACCCAGAGGATGCCTGTGCCCTGGAGGGAGacagtgtgtgtgcctgtttggaaaagagaaaaaaaatcacgcacCACACAATGTGTGACAGTCAGTGCCATACACAGCACAGGGCAGTGATGAGAGCGGAGCAGGAGCAGAGGTGGGGGGACAGAAGAGGCTTCAGTTCATCGCTGTCCAAAATGAGGATGGGCGCAGCGAGCAGCTCTGCACATGTATGACCCCCCGCAGTCTGGACCCCCCGTCTCTGCTACAGACCGGCGTTGGTTTTCTGCTGGGCTAGCTGGGCTCCGACATCCAGCTGGGTCATCCCGGAGGAAGCTGCAGATAGCTGGGTGGATTGTGCCTGCGAGCAAAGCACATGCTGGATGGTAATATGAACCTTGCCATGTGAGGAACCCGACTTCTCTGCACTGTGCTGGACACACAGCGGATCATGGGTAGGTAATCGTTTCGCACATACTAAGTTTGGttgttttgctttgtggtggatATGGTTCCTCCCTCTCGTGAAAATGCAGGTATTTCCCCAGCTGATTTAAACCTGAAGCACTAAACACTTGACTGACTCACTCAGTATCATCTGTGACCGAGTTGAACCGCTTAACGTCTTTTAATATTGCCGCACCGTTACACATGTGAGGGGCAACTTCAAGTAAAGGGGTACTTCTTTGAAAGGTTTTGGATTACTGGGTAGAGATTTGGAAGATAATTTTTCACTTGCTCCTCTTTTCTCAGCAGGGGGGGAGAATAGAGGGTGGCGTTAAGAAGGAAGCGCGGTGATGTGAGCAGGGTGGCAGTGTCTGGACCAGCCTGGACAGACCAGGTTTTGGTCTAAAATCAAAACGGGCAAGAGTCCTACAACTGGAACTGCATTTCTCAGCATAGTTTGTTACTATTCAGAGCTGAATGTACCAGTGAAATGCTTCAAAATCATGTTGCATGAGGATGAGAATGATGAAACTGTCAATATTTTCTCAAGTCATCAGCAGGTGTGTGGACTACTGCTGGCAGGGCTCCATATCTCACACCTGATATGAAACAGCTACTAGTAAACACTAATTTGTTCAGCATTTTAAGCacgttttatttcttttattgcGCACCCGTTTTGCAGGATGGTTATCAGCAGCACACGTGGAGCTTATCGCTGCAAACCTGGTCAGGGTAAATAGTCCATTCAGGGCTCCGAGGGTGGGATGGCTGATGGCTTTCTTTGGGTTTTAGGCCGGCCGCGAATTTGTCCCGTGGCCGAGAGAAAGGCGGACATGCATAGTTGAATTATAAGTATAAAAACAAACAATTTTACCGTATGCCTCATGCCGCCTCACCGGCCCGCTTGCTGTTATCTGCTCGGAGCAGCTGCCTCTTGCCTGGCCCATCCACTGTATTTAGACCATCACACCACGACTGGTCATGTAAAGTAGACCAGGTTCGGGTTCTCGGACGACAGCAGTCATCCTCAATGGATGGCTGAGGGCCAAGATATCACCTTCCTCAACAGATGAAATGTATATTGTCATGTCAGTCAGACGGTCCTGGTGCAACAGGTTGTCAGATTGGCTGATGTCACGAGGATCAGCAGAATGTATTGGGCAGCGTTAAGGCCCCAAAGGGATCAGGTTTGGACATTTGAGCTGAGATCAGTGAACAACTCTGAGGATCAGCGTTGTTCGTTTTCTTCACAACTACTATTTccagttattatttttattttcagtgggcggcacggtggcacagtggttagcagtgGTTAGCAAGaaagtgctgggttcgagccccggggtagtccaaccttggagtcgtcctctgtgtggagtttgcatgttctccccatgtccacgtgggtttcctccggctgctccggtttcctcccacagacccaagacatgtaggtcaggtgaatcggccatactaagttgtccctaggtgtgaatgtgagtgtgtgggccctgtgatggcctggcggcctgtccagggtgtctgccgcccaatggctgctgggataggttccagcatccccgtgaccctgagagcaggataagcggtttggataatggacggatggatggatgataatgtgCTGCGATCACATAAACAAGGACGTTTATCACAAAACTAGCTTCCAGTATACTGCCCCCATCTGTACCGGGAATTTTAGGCTTAGTAGGGTAAAAAAACATTTAATTTAGATCTTTGACCAAAATTCCACCACTATAATGATTTAGATAAAAAAGAGACCTAATTAATGCAGATCATATTGAATCAACAGGGCAGCCATCTCAAGCAGCATTAGATACCTGTAAAATCTTCCTCATAAAAGTTCCTCATCTGCTGTTACATTGCTGGAGGTGGCTGAGTTTGGATGGACGAAGAGGCATATATAAAACACTTGCATATGTTTTTGTTTAACAAAACTAAATGACCCGAGTGTTTACTGTCTTCATGTCAGAGGTATTCATTGTCTCTTCACCACAGGAGATCCGGACTGATGGACGACGCCTGAGATCAGAATGGAGGCCGCTGAGCCGACAGGTTGTAGATGAATGATGGAGAAGTCTGGCTCGATGATAGCCCCCGTGCCAAATCACACAGTCCCAAATCAGACTGCTTCCGCGTGGGAATCAGACCCTACAGTTCTTGCCGACGTGGGCGTGGTCACGAGCTCGCAGTCCCAGATCAAGGACCTCGTCGGCCTCTTCTGCATGGTGACGCTTAACCTCATCGCTTTGCTGGCCAACACTGGGGTAATGGTGGCCATCGCTCGTGCCCCCCACCTGAAGAGATTTGCTTTTGTGTGTCACCTTTGTGCGGTGGACCTGCTATGTGCCATCCTCCTTATGCCCCTGGGCATCATATCTACGTCACCATTTTTTGGTACTGTGGTTTTCACTGTCTTGGAGTGTCAGGTTTACATTTTTCTCAATGTGTTCTTGATCTGTTTGTCCATACTCACGATCACAGCCATCAGTGTGGAGCGTTACTTCTACATCGTACACCCCATGCGCTACGAGGTCAAGATGACTATAAACCTCGCCATAGGTGTAATGCTCTTCATCTGGGTTAAGTCGGCGCTGCTGGCTTTAGTCACGCTGTTTGGATGGCCGGCTTATGGTAACCACAGCTCTATTGCGGCCGCCCACTGCTCTCTACATTGGAGCCACAGTCATCTGAGAAGTCTGTTTGCTGTGCTCTTCAGTGTTGTATGCTTCCTTGTCCCCGCATTGGTCATCTTTGCCGTCTACTGCGCCGTGTACAAGGTTGCGCGCTCAGCAGCCCTGCAGCAAGTCCCGGCTGTGCCAGCCTGGGCAAATATAAACCCCACCAAGAATCGCTCCGACTCCATCAACAGCCAGACCACAATAATAACCACCTCCCACAGTTTGCCGCAAAGACTGTCCCCTGAGAGGGCTTTCAGCGGAGGCAAAGCTGCCCTCACCTTGGTGCTCATTGTGGGCCAGTTCTTGCTCTGCTGGCTCCCCTACTTCACCTTCCACTTGCAAATGTCACTTAGTGCCTCCACGCAGAGCCCTGGGGACTTAGAGGAGGCGGTTACTTGGCTGGCTTACTCCTCTTTTGCAGTTAACCCATTCTTCTATGGCCTTTTGAACAGGCAGATCAGGGAGGAGCTGGTGAAGTTCAGACGTTGCTGCTTGACGCAACCCGCGGATCTCGGAGCATCCAGCCACGAGGGTTCCCTCCAGGAGAACTTTCTCCAGTTCATCCAGAGAACCAGCAGTGCtgcagaaacccgctccagctgTGCAAGCCCCATTCCCAGAAACCCTGTGGACAAGGGCGTTAGGATCCCTGGACAAATACCTGAGGAGCATGCATAGGTGTTGGCCACCGAAAGCTATGAACTAGAGAACTGTGATGGACAGTGAGAGCTTTCTGTCCTTGAAATACGTGTATCTTAAACAATGTGGGGATCAGTGTCCAATGCCTGTTATTGAATATTTCCACCAGGATCATCCAGGTTCAGTCCCCAAACACGGTGACACTGTTTTAACGTAAGTAGGACAGAATTCATCAGTTGCTACTCTCCCAAGTTATTCCGTGATTTAAGATTTACAACTAATGATTGTAAAACATGTTTTGTATGTCGTATTTAGGTATGTGCAACTTGGAATACAGATGATATGACATGGACATGGATGGATGGGCATGTTTGTAAATGACTAATTGGATCCATCCAGGAACTTGTATCTCCATTGCATCGAAACTGCTCTTTTAGCTTCCGTTCACACAGACAGTGTCTCGTTTTAATTCTAATAACAACACGTTTTAAAATAAAGGTTATGTCAATGGTCCTGACAAAGGTGCTATTGAACACTGTGAAACCCAAGATGTTGTTCAAGTGTTGTAAAgggtatatatttttttcttgtcGACTTTGGCACAAACTTGAATTGTGGCTCAACTGCCCCAGAGAACCACAGAATACAGCACGGGGGGTGGGATTAACATGGGGGCCAACCACCATGTAAGAAACAACCATGAATCAGAGTGCCCTTAATGGGACAGAGGTGTCCTGATAGACGTCGGATGTCATCTGTCCCTGTCGTCATGGAAATTGTGTTCGTCGGGGACTCACATAGCAACAAGGTGTTTCTTGGTTGGATGCTTAAGATCCTGATTGGAGATGAATAGGTCTTTCTCCAGCCCGCTCTAGACAAGAGGCCTGATTACACATGGCCTCTGTAGGACTCATCAGGACTCATTAACATCTGAAAGGGAACTGTGGGTAGCAAGTACCGCGTTCTTTCCTGAATCCTGACCAACCTCAAATACTATGTACCTCTGTAGTGGCATGGTAACAGTGGGGCAGAGGACATTGAATTTACAATGGAAATCATTACTTGGCGTTGATAATGCTCTGAGAGTGCTAACAAAGGGATATTTTATGACCCACCTCTGTTTGTATTTGCCTTTCACAAACAGCAGGTAACTCACAATAGTGTGGTTACAGCAAATAATGGCAAACAGGTTTTTTGGTGTACGGCATCACCATCCAACTCTCATGTATACCACCTTAATGTAACTAGTGCTGTATATTTAAAGCTGCATGCATGTTTGCCAGATACGTTAGATGCCCTGCAAGAAACACATGTATGCTGCACAAATGCTGCACCGCAGCGACATATTTGCAACGGGATTTTCCCATTCACAGACGCACAAAAGAGAAAAGCCACTCCTTTTAACCTGGATTAACTACTCTCTACATCTCCATCcacttgtttttctctttttctgtttatCTGCCCATCTGTCTACCAGCCTCTCTGTCTAAATTCTTAGGCTTCCTAAATGAATCTGCGTATTTCTATAGACCaataaaaaagaagagagaaatcaCACTCAAAACTAAGTTTGGATCACAGCGTTTGAGAGGCGGCAGCCCATGGCCTCCCAACACAGggcagccatccattatcccagccgcttatcctgctctcagggtcgcggggatgctggagcctatcccagcagtaactgggaggcaggcagggtgacacccgggagaggccaccagtccatcatagggcccccccacacacacacacctaaccggaaaccggagcacccggaggaaacccacgcagacgcggggagaacatgcaaactccacacagaggacgacccgggacgaccctcaaggttggactaccccggggctcgaacccaggactttcgtgcgcagtggttagcgcggtcgcctttcTTGCACAGTggtggcgaccgcgctaaccactgcgccactgtgctgggCAACCCACATCCATATTTATATGTGCTAAATAAAGTACAGAGGCAAACCCAGGAGCAGACTCATAAGAATTCTGGGACATATCTCGAGCTCTCGAGATTTGAAAGTTGGGAACAAGAGCGTCACTGTGGCGACACTGCAACAGTGTTTTAGCACAAGTAAATCCAGCAGAGAAGTGCCTTTTAAACAGCGCGTACTCCTTAaaacatctgggggggggggctggtacaATTTGCTAGTATTTCTCCCCTCAAATCCGGCTAATCTGTGAAGGAGTAAATGGTAAgggatgttttttttccttctaggtcaggggtgtcaaactccaggccttgagggccgcagtgtctgcaggtatgtgTTGCAactgtgcactacaccacctgatttcactaattagctcacctcctggatcaaggagggaaatgaactagtttaatcaggtggcgtagtgcatggttgcaacaaatacctgcagacactgcggccctcgaggcctggagtttgacacccctgacctAGGTTTTTAGGATCATGTGCGTTGGATCAAAGCAAGGCTTCACCTGCCCTTTTTGCAGGCGTGCATAGTGTGCTCTACCCTGTAGCAGTCTGGACACTTTAATTTCAGATGTCTGCAACCTGATTGAGGTCGCGGTACAGGCCAGGCCAGAGaggacaacagcagcagcagcagcagccggtgGATAAACACCGCTTAGCGAGCCAGATATTCCCAGTAGTGTGCTGCAGAGCACCGAGTGCCCCACCGGACGGACCGGGAGCACTCAGAGAGCGTTCTCCTCTTTTCTCAGAAGCCACAAATCTTCACCGAGTACGCACGCAGCGGTACAGTAAGTtccaagccacacacacacacacacacacacacacacacacacacacacagagtgcgcGTGATGCTACCGTCTGTTTTTCAGATACAGCGTGCATCAAAGTATTTGGCGAGGTATTTGCAGGAAAAGCAGTGGTTTATACAAACAGGAGGGCCAGTGAAGCCTGTGTTGTGGCACATCGAGTTCAGTTTGGTCAGCAAAGTACATGAAGGACAAGAATAATGAGAAAAGACAAGAAGAAACGTTTCAAGGGATTTCAGTTAATAAGGGACTATTGGCTGTATGAGGACCTTGTAGGACCTGTTCCCTACAGCCCCAACACATTTACAACATGTTTGTATCTGTTTTTATGGTATAGTGTTTTGCAAGGCAC
It encodes:
- the gpr61l gene encoding probable G-protein coupled receptor, translated to MEKSGSMIAPVPNHTVPNQTASAWESDPTVLADVGVVTSSQSQIKDLVGLFCMVTLNLIALLANTGVMVAIARAPHLKRFAFVCHLCAVDLLCAILLMPLGIISTSPFFGTVVFTVLECQVYIFLNVFLICLSILTITAISVERYFYIVHPMRYEVKMTINLAIGVMLFIWVKSALLALVTLFGWPAYGNHSSIAAAHCSLHWSHSHLRSLFAVLFSVVCFLVPALVIFAVYCAVYKVARSAALQQVPAVPAWANINPTKNRSDSINSQTTIITTSHSLPQRLSPERAFSGGKAALTLVLIVGQFLLCWLPYFTFHLQMSLSASTQSPGDLEEAVTWLAYSSFAVNPFFYGLLNRQIREELVKFRRCCLTQPADLGASSHEGSLQENFLQFIQRTSSAAETRSSCASPIPRNPVDKGVRIPGQIPEEHA